A stretch of Thermococcus bergensis DNA encodes these proteins:
- a CDS encoding ferritin family protein, with protein sequence MVEIDMGIPLERVNEFSLKELLGMAIKAEIGAKEFYKSMAANVEIETLKKKLEFLAGEEEKHEEFLRKLYAQSFPGEEIVFPKEHVGPELKPVAEKIKSVQDVIDLIRWAMEAERIASEFYSKLEEMTDDNAKKGLLRYLASMENTHYSILKTEYELLLDWEMYSQMMHVGP encoded by the coding sequence ATGGTGGAGATTGACATGGGGATTCCCCTTGAAAGGGTGAACGAGTTCTCTCTGAAGGAGCTTTTGGGAATGGCAATAAAAGCGGAAATAGGGGCAAAAGAGTTTTATAAGAGCATGGCTGCGAACGTTGAGATAGAAACCCTAAAGAAAAAGCTGGAATTTCTCGCTGGAGAGGAGGAAAAGCACGAGGAATTTTTGAGAAAGCTCTATGCTCAGTCATTCCCTGGGGAGGAAATAGTGTTCCCTAAGGAACATGTTGGGCCCGAGTTAAAGCCCGTCGCGGAGAAAATTAAAAGCGTTCAAGACGTTATTGACTTAATCAGATGGGCTATGGAGGCGGAGAGAATTGCCAGCGAATTTTACTCCAAGCTTGAAGAGATGACGGATGACAACGCTAAGAAGGGCCTTCTTAGATACCTTGCTTCAATGGAGAATACGCACTACTCTATCTTGAAGACTGAATACGAGCTCCTCCTCGACTGGGAAATGTACAGCCAGATGATGCATGTTGGGCCGTGA
- the rbcL gene encoding type III ribulose-bisphosphate carboxylase translates to MPEKFDKIYDYYVDKGYEPSKKRDIIAVFRITPAEGYTIEQAAGGVAAESSTGTWTTLYPWYEEERWADLSAKAYDFHDMGDGSWIVKIAYPFHAFEEANLPGLLASIAGNVFGMKRVKGLRLEDLYLPEKIIREFNGPAFGIEGVRKMLEIKDRPIYGVVPKPKVGYSPEEFEKLAYDLLTAGADYMKDDENLTSPWYNRFEERAEIMARIIEKVESETGEKKTWFANITADIREMETRLELLADLGLKHAMVDVVITGWGALEYIRDLAEDYGLAIHGHRAMHATFTRNPYHGISMFVLAKLYRLIGIDQLHVGTAGAGKLEGGKWDVIQNARILRENHYKPDENDVFHLEQKFYHIKPAFPTSSGGLHPGNLPPVIEALGTDIVLQLGGGTLGHPDGPAAGAKAVRQAIDAIMQGIPLDEYAKGHKELARALEKWGHVTPV, encoded by the coding sequence ATGCCCGAAAAGTTTGACAAGATATATGACTACTATGTGGACAAAGGCTATGAGCCCAGCAAGAAGAGAGACATCATAGCCGTTTTTAGGATAACCCCGGCTGAGGGGTACACAATTGAGCAAGCCGCTGGAGGAGTTGCCGCGGAAAGCTCAACGGGAACGTGGACTACACTATATCCCTGGTATGAGGAAGAGAGGTGGGCTGACCTATCTGCAAAGGCTTACGACTTCCACGACATGGGGGATGGAAGCTGGATAGTTAAGATTGCCTATCCGTTCCACGCTTTTGAAGAAGCCAACCTTCCGGGACTTCTTGCGAGCATTGCTGGGAACGTCTTTGGAATGAAGAGAGTGAAAGGCCTCCGCCTTGAAGATCTCTACTTGCCCGAGAAGATTATCAGGGAGTTCAATGGGCCTGCCTTTGGTATAGAAGGAGTAAGAAAGATGCTCGAAATCAAAGACAGACCAATTTACGGTGTAGTTCCAAAGCCAAAGGTCGGCTATTCTCCAGAAGAGTTTGAGAAGCTTGCCTACGATCTTCTTACCGCAGGAGCTGACTACATGAAGGACGATGAGAACCTCACAAGCCCGTGGTACAACCGCTTTGAGGAAAGAGCAGAGATAATGGCGAGAATAATTGAAAAAGTCGAGAGCGAAACCGGAGAGAAGAAAACATGGTTCGCCAACATAACTGCGGACATAAGGGAAATGGAAACTAGGCTTGAACTCCTTGCAGACCTTGGACTTAAACATGCGATGGTTGACGTCGTCATAACTGGATGGGGAGCGTTAGAGTATATAAGGGACTTAGCTGAGGATTATGGCTTGGCTATACACGGGCACAGGGCAATGCACGCTACCTTCACAAGAAATCCCTACCACGGCATTTCAATGTTCGTATTAGCCAAGCTCTACAGGCTGATAGGTATTGACCAGCTTCACGTGGGAACTGCAGGGGCAGGAAAGCTCGAAGGTGGTAAGTGGGACGTTATCCAAAACGCTAGAATTTTGAGAGAGAACCACTACAAGCCGGATGAAAACGACGTCTTCCACCTTGAGCAGAAGTTCTACCACATAAAACCGGCATTCCCAACGAGCTCTGGTGGTTTGCACCCGGGTAACTTGCCACCTGTTATAGAAGCCCTTGGAACAGATATTGTTCTCCAGCTTGGTGGAGGAACCCTTGGACACCCAGACGGTCCTGCTGCTGGAGCAAAGGCAGTCAGGCAAGCCATAGATGCCATAATGCAGGGAATACCTTTGGATGAATACGCAAAGGGTCACAAGGAGCTCGCAAGGGCTTTAGAAAAGTGGGGACATGTAACCCCGGTTTGA
- a CDS encoding ZIP family metal transporter, with the protein MLENIISSLSNYLLAISNGNLMIVAFYAGFFVALMTTLGSLLAIMSHKMPDWGVDFSLSFAAGVMIVASFTSLILPGIEVAESFAPVGVGILLGIALIYAIDRFVPHEHLVKGYEGPEELKNRLKVVWLIVLAVIIHNLPEGLAIGTSLAFDVKRGVVTAIAIGLQDFPEGTVVSLPLATLQKKKLQPILMGALSGVAEWIMVLVGAFFFTLFHGFLPYGLGLAGGAMLYVTVKEMIPEIYRHEKNELIVTAGFFIGFYIMLFLDSTLG; encoded by the coding sequence ATGCTTGAGAACATTATATCTTCTTTGAGCAATTACCTTCTCGCAATTTCCAACGGGAATTTAATGATTGTTGCTTTTTATGCGGGTTTCTTTGTAGCCTTAATGACAACCCTCGGCTCATTGCTTGCGATAATGTCCCATAAAATGCCCGATTGGGGCGTAGACTTCAGCTTGTCGTTTGCGGCTGGAGTCATGATTGTTGCGAGCTTTACAAGCTTAATTCTACCCGGAATTGAAGTGGCTGAGAGCTTTGCTCCTGTTGGGGTTGGGATTTTGCTTGGAATAGCCCTTATATATGCTATCGACCGCTTCGTTCCTCACGAGCATTTAGTCAAAGGATATGAGGGTCCTGAAGAGCTCAAAAACAGGCTAAAGGTTGTTTGGTTGATAGTTCTTGCTGTTATAATCCATAACCTGCCAGAAGGGCTAGCAATTGGGACTTCTCTCGCTTTTGACGTAAAGAGGGGTGTTGTGACAGCAATAGCCATAGGATTGCAGGATTTCCCTGAGGGAACGGTTGTTTCATTGCCCCTTGCGACCCTTCAAAAGAAAAAACTCCAGCCCATCTTAATGGGGGCTTTAAGCGGAGTTGCAGAGTGGATTATGGTTCTTGTGGGAGCGTTTTTCTTCACGCTGTTTCATGGTTTTCTGCCATATGGTCTCGGCTTGGCTGGAGGGGCTATGCTCTACGTAACGGTAAAGGAAATGATTCCAGAGATTTACAGGCACGAGAAGAACGAGCTTATTGTAACAGCTGGCTTTTTCATAGGATTCTACATAATGCTCTTTCTTGACTCAACACTCGGATAG
- a CDS encoding ferritin family protein — translation MVEPLVKKAAEIEDKAAKGYIEGLAKIRGQGLRYPDAEAVVTRIAVDTIIHKHLMKAILEAQKELKNIKKGYEHVKEPMEIEPTKEQALLVKRFAEMHLEIERDMIETYRKMAEKMTHPLFKGLAEALAKNEEEHHRLLKKLIEKYEEI, via the coding sequence ATGGTCGAACCTCTTGTTAAAAAGGCTGCCGAAATTGAAGATAAGGCAGCCAAGGGTTATATCGAAGGCCTAGCAAAAATTAGGGGGCAGGGGTTGAGATACCCCGATGCCGAAGCTGTGGTTACAAGAATAGCCGTCGACACTATTATTCACAAGCATCTTATGAAGGCTATTCTTGAAGCTCAGAAAGAACTTAAAAACATTAAGAAGGGCTATGAACACGTGAAAGAACCTATGGAAATAGAGCCAACCAAGGAACAGGCTCTTCTTGTAAAAAGGTTTGCTGAGATGCATCTTGAGATAGAAAGGGATATGATAGAAACGTACAGAAAAATGGCAGAGAAAATGACCCATCCGCTTTTCAAGGGTCTTGCCGAGGCACTTGCCAAAAATGAAGAAGAGCACCACAGACTTTTAAAGAAGCTCATTGAAAAATACGAGGAAATTTGA
- a CDS encoding ferritin family protein encodes MLAKYPFELPKDRPLTKREIAQALRWAIEAELDAINIYEQLAAGIEDERIRHIFLDVANEEKEHFGEFLAALFEVDEELAKYMKKGFREVEEETGIKVEL; translated from the coding sequence ATGCTTGCAAAATACCCGTTTGAGCTCCCGAAGGACAGACCCCTGACCAAGAGAGAGATAGCCCAGGCTTTGAGATGGGCAATTGAAGCCGAGCTTGACGCCATAAACATCTACGAACAGCTTGCCGCTGGCATAGAGGACGAAAGGATAAGGCACATCTTTCTAGATGTTGCCAACGAGGAGAAGGAGCACTTCGGGGAGTTTTTAGCTGCCCTCTTCGAGGTCGACGAGGAGCTGGCCAAGTACATGAAGAAGGGCTTTAGGGAAGTCGAGGAAGAGACTGGCATAAAGGTCGAGCTGTGA
- a CDS encoding ferritin family protein, whose product MNELEALALALEVEKAELRFYIEMAKKAKDEKAKKMFLFLAGEEAEHWDVFEKNLIEKLLQKPEMPQINKELLEKLTPKYEGELSEVKAVEIGMEQEKLTWEFYEKAAEETEDENVKKIFNELAKVEKEHYELLKAQYDSVMKTGIWMDYQDFSLEVD is encoded by the coding sequence ATGAACGAACTCGAAGCGCTGGCTCTAGCCTTAGAAGTCGAAAAAGCAGAGTTAAGGTTTTATATCGAGATGGCTAAAAAGGCAAAGGACGAAAAGGCAAAAAAGATGTTTCTCTTTCTGGCTGGGGAGGAGGCAGAACACTGGGATGTTTTTGAGAAGAATCTTATAGAGAAGCTCCTTCAAAAACCTGAGATGCCCCAGATCAACAAGGAGCTTTTGGAAAAGCTTACCCCAAAGTACGAGGGAGAGCTTAGCGAGGTCAAAGCTGTAGAGATTGGAATGGAACAGGAAAAGCTCACGTGGGAGTTTTATGAAAAAGCGGCAGAGGAAACCGAGGATGAAAACGTTAAGAAAATCTTCAACGAGCTGGCAAAAGTTGAGAAGGAACATTATGAGCTCCTCAAGGCTCAATACGATTCAGTTATGAAGACGGGAATATGGATGGATTATCAAGACTTCAGCCTTGAGGTGGACTGA
- a CDS encoding GNAT family N-acetyltransferase, translating to MEIVKVENPISLKEKLLKFVFRVYQGTNGAYPALEWVEKKPSPDDFEGFKKVYEPFLEFRLRDEFDELYLLREGEEIVGTVALVYNLEGKEAWWVPDEIKGKKKGLIEFFMVHPAYKGRGYGSKLLEFAVKRLKELGKEAYVITFPHLEAYSYYLRKGFRKVMNYREFVVLKKES from the coding sequence ATGGAGATTGTAAAAGTTGAAAATCCGATCTCCCTGAAAGAGAAGCTTCTCAAATTTGTCTTCAGGGTTTATCAGGGAACAAATGGAGCTTATCCCGCATTGGAGTGGGTGGAGAAGAAGCCCTCGCCTGACGACTTTGAGGGATTTAAGAAGGTTTATGAGCCTTTCCTTGAGTTTAGACTAAGAGACGAATTCGACGAGCTCTACCTTCTCAGGGAAGGCGAAGAGATAGTTGGCACTGTCGCCCTTGTTTACAACCTCGAAGGAAAGGAAGCATGGTGGGTGCCGGATGAAATAAAAGGCAAAAAGAAAGGGCTCATTGAGTTCTTTATGGTTCACCCGGCATATAAAGGAAGAGGTTACGGCTCAAAGCTCCTTGAATTTGCAGTTAAAAGGCTCAAAGAGCTCGGAAAAGAGGCATATGTGATAACCTTTCCTCATCTGGAGGCTTACTCATACTATCTTAGAAAGGGCTTTCGGAAGGTAATGAATTACAGAGAGTTTGTTGTGCTGAAAAAGGAAAGCTAA
- a CDS encoding DOMON domain-containing protein, protein MKRILFVVSLVLVVFLAGCIGGGGGTTSSPAQTPTTSTSPVQLEEWKADGIIGQNEYPHELSLAGGKLTVYWRNDDTYLYMALKGQTSGWVAIGFEPTDKMKDADMVFGWVQDGNTVVIDAYSTGTYGPHPPDEKLGGSSDILEYAGKEENGVTIIEFKRKLDTGDQYDKAFTPGQKISFIFALADADDFTTKHNIARGYGELQLDG, encoded by the coding sequence ATGAAAAGGATACTCTTTGTAGTGAGCCTAGTTTTAGTGGTTTTCCTAGCCGGGTGCATCGGCGGGGGTGGAGGTACGACATCTTCTCCAGCCCAGACACCCACCACCTCGACTTCTCCGGTTCAGCTCGAGGAGTGGAAAGCAGACGGGATTATAGGGCAAAATGAATATCCCCACGAGCTCTCACTCGCCGGAGGAAAACTCACCGTTTACTGGAGAAACGACGACACTTACCTTTACATGGCCCTTAAGGGCCAAACCTCCGGATGGGTGGCTATAGGATTTGAACCCACCGACAAGATGAAGGATGCAGACATGGTCTTTGGATGGGTTCAAGACGGCAACACCGTTGTGATCGATGCTTATTCCACCGGAACCTACGGCCCACATCCACCCGATGAGAAGCTTGGCGGAAGTAGTGATATTCTTGAGTATGCCGGCAAAGAGGAGAACGGGGTTACGATAATAGAGTTCAAGAGGAAGCTCGACACGGGCGACCAGTACGATAAGGCCTTTACTCCCGGACAGAAAATAAGCTTCATCTTTGCTCTAGCCGATGCGGATGACTTCACGACCAAGCACAACATAGCGAGGGGTTATGGGGAGCTACAGCTCGACGGGTGA
- a CDS encoding ferritin-like domain-containing protein encodes MKITDKEVFEIAVNAEIKAKEAYEKMASLVKSDIIRDELLFLAKEEDKHRQIVEKMAEKFKESEEEPKQIEIEIMGEFKVIAEKMSEAIKKPDINLDEVYEIAMEAELVSEKLYNELAKYAANEKTKVLLNMLADMERQHFNILKKHYDYMMQYPDVYKEELYDQLMKDINFNF; translated from the coding sequence ATGAAGATAACGGATAAGGAAGTTTTTGAAATTGCCGTAAATGCCGAAATAAAAGCAAAAGAGGCATACGAAAAGATGGCTTCGCTTGTAAAGAGCGATATTATTAGAGATGAGCTCCTGTTTCTGGCTAAGGAGGAAGACAAGCACAGACAGATAGTAGAGAAAATGGCCGAGAAGTTTAAGGAGAGCGAAGAAGAACCAAAACAGATCGAAATTGAAATAATGGGAGAGTTCAAAGTTATCGCAGAAAAAATGAGTGAAGCCATTAAAAAACCAGATATCAACCTTGACGAAGTTTACGAGATAGCCATGGAAGCTGAGCTTGTGAGTGAAAAGCTTTACAACGAACTTGCAAAGTATGCAGCAAATGAAAAAACCAAAGTTCTGCTCAACATGCTTGCCGACATGGAGAGGCAACACTTTAACATCCTTAAGAAGCACTACGACTACATGATGCAGTATCCCGATGTCTATAAGGAGGAACTCTACGACCAGCTTATGAAGGATATAAACTTCAACTTCTGA
- the gapN gene encoding NADP-dependent glyceraldehyde-3-phosphate dehydrogenase: protein MDKLVRNKIFDEIYRIGEDGVPEFKTYAAGEWVFGESFSEVKSPIDGRTIARVSRLSKEQTEEILSTVYEKGREEIRNYPGEKRIESFLKAAQLMREAFEDFVRVLVLDAGKPKSNATGETKATIERLEKTTFESRRMLGDYIPGDWSEETLESEGIVKREPYGVILAISPFNYPLFISATKIIPALFSGNAVLLKPASADPLAALLFIRVLELAGFPKESFALLTIPGRFMDDVVKDKRIRAITFTGSTEVGEHIIRIGGIKAYHLELGGKDPAIVLDDADLELASEKIIKGMVSYSGQRCDAIRLILAQEEIYEELKAKILEKLKEIEPKNPLEDENAVMGPLIDKHSVDYIEEVYKDAIEKGAKPLTEFKREGNYVWPILLEVDKEKVKELRAFQEDVFGPLTLIIKVKDEDEAVDIANSSRFGLDASVFSECERRARKVARKLEVGSVFINEYPRHGIGYYPFGGMKDSGVGREGIGYSVEQLTTTKTIVHNFKGYGVWEYL from the coding sequence ATGGACAAACTTGTCCGTAACAAAATTTTTGATGAGATATACAGGATTGGCGAAGATGGTGTCCCTGAATTTAAAACCTACGCCGCTGGAGAGTGGGTTTTTGGAGAAAGTTTTTCTGAGGTTAAAAGTCCCATAGATGGCAGAACTATAGCAAGGGTTTCAAGACTTAGCAAAGAACAAACCGAGGAAATTCTTTCCACAGTTTATGAAAAAGGAAGGGAGGAAATAAGAAATTATCCTGGGGAAAAGAGAATAGAAAGCTTTTTGAAGGCGGCACAGTTGATGAGGGAAGCATTTGAAGACTTTGTGAGAGTTTTGGTCCTTGATGCTGGCAAGCCGAAAAGCAATGCAACTGGGGAAACAAAAGCCACTATTGAAAGGCTCGAAAAAACTACTTTTGAGTCAAGGAGAATGCTTGGTGATTACATCCCCGGAGACTGGAGTGAAGAGACCCTCGAAAGTGAGGGAATAGTAAAGAGAGAACCATATGGAGTTATCTTGGCAATAAGCCCCTTCAATTATCCGCTGTTTATCTCCGCAACAAAAATAATACCCGCCCTTTTCAGTGGAAATGCAGTGCTGTTAAAACCTGCATCTGCAGATCCTCTCGCGGCACTTCTATTTATTAGGGTCTTAGAACTTGCAGGCTTTCCCAAGGAGAGCTTTGCCCTCTTAACAATACCTGGAAGGTTTATGGATGATGTGGTAAAGGACAAGCGTATACGGGCTATAACCTTCACTGGCAGTACAGAGGTTGGGGAGCACATAATAAGAATCGGTGGGATAAAAGCTTACCACCTTGAGCTTGGGGGCAAGGATCCTGCCATAGTTTTGGATGATGCAGACCTTGAGCTTGCGAGTGAAAAAATCATTAAGGGTATGGTGAGCTATTCTGGCCAGAGGTGTGATGCAATAAGGCTCATACTAGCACAGGAGGAAATTTATGAGGAACTGAAGGCGAAGATTCTTGAAAAGCTGAAAGAGATAGAACCCAAAAACCCGCTGGAGGATGAAAACGCTGTGATGGGACCTCTTATTGACAAACATTCTGTGGATTATATTGAGGAGGTCTACAAAGATGCCATAGAGAAGGGAGCGAAGCCTTTGACCGAATTCAAAAGAGAGGGCAACTATGTATGGCCAATACTCCTTGAAGTGGACAAAGAGAAGGTTAAAGAGCTTAGAGCTTTTCAAGAGGACGTCTTTGGCCCGCTAACTCTGATTATCAAAGTCAAGGATGAAGACGAAGCAGTTGATATAGCGAATTCCTCCCGTTTTGGACTGGATGCCTCTGTTTTCAGTGAGTGTGAGAGGAGGGCAAGGAAGGTCGCGAGGAAGCTTGAAGTCGGGAGTGTTTTCATCAACGAGTACCCGAGGCACGGCATAGGTTACTACCCCTTTGGCGGCATGAAAGACAGCGGCGTGGGAAGAGAAGGCATAGGCTACTCTGTCGAGCAGCTTACGACGACAAAAACGATAGTGCACAACTTCAAGGGCTACGGTGTCTGGGAGTACCTTTGA
- a CDS encoding HTH domain-containing protein: protein MSEELVFKVLKEAGRPLKSAEIAELAGIDKKEVDKVIKKLKKEGKIISPKRCYYAPAE, encoded by the coding sequence ATGAGTGAGGAGTTAGTTTTCAAAGTTTTAAAAGAAGCAGGAAGACCTTTAAAGAGCGCTGAAATAGCAGAATTGGCTGGAATTGATAAGAAAGAGGTAGATAAAGTCATTAAAAAGCTCAAAAAGGAAGGAAAAATAATTTCCCCAAAGAGGTGTTACTACGCTCCTGCTGAGTGA
- a CDS encoding VIT1/CCC1 transporter family protein: MEEALKLASQFYEDEYKDSVLYASLSRGEKDPKLKEEFLRLSHMESNHAKFWHDFLAKRGKKPEKIKIGRLSFFSVKLLRKLLGPGTVVSLLEMGENSAIQKYFRFLTKYKLSEEEREILSKIILDELEHERFFYESKKRFHVENIRDFVLGMNDGLVELLGAVTGLSAVYIHNPKIVGISGLIVGVAGALSMGIGAFISVRSQRQVNESVKQRMEVLFKVSPERAKEELIERLLESGMPEEVAKEVAEKLSSNENAMINLLVQESNENELRSALYTGLAYLTGVAFPVLPYFVASSSLLALPFSVLLAGTALAIVAGTVSILSGISIRKKVFEMVSTGLGAAFLSYLFGRLMEAIFHISAL, encoded by the coding sequence ATGGAGGAAGCACTAAAACTGGCGAGTCAATTTTACGAGGACGAATACAAAGATTCGGTTCTCTATGCTTCTTTGAGTAGAGGGGAAAAAGATCCAAAGCTGAAAGAAGAATTTTTAAGGTTATCTCACATGGAATCAAATCACGCAAAATTCTGGCACGACTTTTTGGCCAAAAGGGGTAAAAAACCTGAGAAAATAAAAATAGGCAGGCTCAGTTTCTTTTCCGTGAAACTGCTTAGAAAGCTTTTGGGGCCAGGAACCGTTGTATCTCTGCTAGAGATGGGAGAGAATTCTGCTATTCAAAAATATTTCAGATTTTTGACAAAATATAAGCTTAGCGAGGAAGAGAGGGAAATACTCTCAAAAATAATCCTTGATGAACTTGAGCATGAGCGCTTTTTCTACGAGAGTAAGAAACGCTTCCATGTGGAAAACATCAGGGATTTTGTTCTTGGAATGAACGACGGTCTTGTGGAGCTTTTGGGGGCAGTTACGGGACTTTCAGCAGTTTATATCCACAATCCGAAAATAGTAGGGATTAGCGGCTTGATAGTTGGAGTCGCGGGAGCACTTTCAATGGGGATAGGGGCGTTTATATCCGTCAGGTCTCAGAGGCAGGTAAATGAGAGTGTAAAACAAAGAATGGAAGTGCTTTTCAAAGTTTCTCCGGAGAGAGCAAAGGAAGAGCTTATAGAGAGGCTTTTGGAGAGCGGTATGCCAGAGGAGGTCGCTAAAGAAGTTGCGGAAAAGCTATCTTCCAATGAAAACGCAATGATAAATCTTCTTGTGCAAGAAAGCAATGAAAATGAACTCCGTTCGGCCCTTTATACCGGCTTGGCGTATTTAACCGGAGTGGCTTTTCCAGTACTGCCGTATTTCGTTGCCTCCTCTTCATTATTAGCGTTGCCGTTCTCAGTCCTTTTGGCTGGTACTGCTTTGGCGATAGTCGCGGGTACTGTTTCCATACTTTCGGGAATTTCAATAAGGAAAAAAGTCTTTGAGATGGTGTCCACTGGACTGGGAGCGGCATTCTTGAGCTATCTTTTTGGAAGGTTAATGGAGGCTATTTTCCATATTTCCGCGCTTTGA
- a CDS encoding dicarboxylate/amino acid:cation symporter — translation MGVEQVLKLGKRPLYALIAAIVGALVGWVAGPSAATIKPFGDVFIALLKFIVGPLVFVSIATAVTTVQSFKRLGKIFGGFLVYWFVFGLIAAIIGYTWANIIKPGLGVQLASKQIELAEVSVSQVLLSFIPNNPIKAFLELNTMQIIIMALLTGFAIALLGNTLPEEHNFLKKLFESLQALIYKIVDFILWYAPVGIFALMANLVGTVGAMGLASLAKMVFTQWAAYLTILLVVHPLFIMLILRVGVFSFTPCYLNSI, via the coding sequence ATGGGAGTAGAACAAGTCTTGAAACTTGGAAAAAGGCCCCTGTATGCCCTTATAGCAGCAATTGTGGGTGCCCTTGTAGGATGGGTGGCAGGACCGAGCGCAGCGACTATAAAACCCTTTGGTGATGTCTTTATAGCACTTTTGAAATTTATCGTTGGACCGTTGGTTTTTGTCTCCATAGCAACAGCAGTAACAACAGTCCAAAGCTTCAAGAGACTTGGAAAAATCTTTGGAGGATTTTTGGTTTACTGGTTTGTCTTTGGTCTTATTGCAGCAATCATAGGATATACTTGGGCCAATATAATAAAGCCCGGATTGGGAGTTCAGCTAGCTTCAAAGCAAATAGAACTGGCAGAGGTATCTGTATCCCAGGTATTGCTAAGCTTTATCCCTAACAATCCAATAAAAGCCTTTTTAGAGCTTAATACAATGCAAATAATTATTATGGCATTACTTACAGGTTTTGCCATTGCTTTACTAGGTAACACCCTTCCAGAAGAGCATAACTTCCTCAAGAAGCTATTCGAGTCTCTTCAGGCATTGATATATAAGATAGTAGACTTTATCTTATGGTATGCACCAGTTGGTATTTTTGCACTGATGGCAAACCTGGTAGGAACAGTTGGTGCAATGGGACTGGCTTCTCTTGCAAAGATGGTATTTACACAATGGGCTGCATACCTTACAATATTGCTGGTTGTTCACCCGTTGTTTATAATGTTGATCCTGAGAGTGGGCGTGTTTAGTTTCACCCCCTGTTATTTAAACAGTATTTGA
- a CDS encoding dicarboxylate/amino acid:cation symporter, which produces MIPSGDHDNHPKEFSKNPNKGYYKHALLRVNPLQYWRKVYPAMLTAFVTQSSSATMPITLRVTKTLGVPDDAADVIIPLAATINMQAVAAEMPIYAVWAAQMYGAHLTVAHVAIALIMGVFGAAAVAGVPGGGIMIAAITLQTLGLPLDPVGWIAGIYVVIDMFNTMLNVTGDPLGVMFVSKFVLKEFDKQKFNAPPE; this is translated from the coding sequence GTGATCCCATCTGGGGATCACGACAACCACCCGAAAGAATTCAGCAAAAACCCTAATAAAGGTTACTATAAACACGCCCTCCTGAGAGTAAACCCATTGCAGTACTGGAGAAAGGTATATCCGGCAATGCTAACAGCATTTGTTACCCAAAGCAGCTCTGCGACAATGCCAATTACTCTGAGGGTTACTAAGACATTGGGCGTTCCAGACGATGCTGCGGATGTTATAATACCTCTTGCTGCCACTATTAACATGCAAGCCGTTGCTGCTGAAATGCCCATCTATGCAGTTTGGGCTGCTCAGATGTATGGGGCCCATCTGACTGTAGCTCACGTGGCAATTGCATTAATAATGGGTGTTTTCGGTGCTGCAGCAGTTGCGGGAGTTCCCGGTGGAGGTATTATGATTGCCGCTATAACCCTTCAGACTCTAGGACTGCCACTGGATCCGGTAGGATGGATAGCAGGTATTTACGTGGTCATTGACATGTTCAACACAATGCTTAACGTTACCGGTGACCCATTGGGTGTCATGTTTGTCTCAAAATTTGTACTCAAGGAATTTGATAAGCAGAAGTTCAATGCACCGCCCGAATGA